DNA sequence from the Acidobacteriota bacterium genome:
AGCGCACGTTGACCCAGGAACAGATCGACCTGCTGGTGAACTGGGCCGAGTCCGGCGCTCCCGCCGGGAATCCCGCGGACGCGCCGGAACCGGTCGAGTGGCCGAGCAGCGACGGCTGGCTGATCGGCGAGCCGGACCTGGTCCTCCAGTTCGACGAGCCCTACTTCGTCGAGGACGACGTCGAGGATCTCTACATCTACTTCCAGACGACCGTCACCGAGGAGATGATTCCCGAGGATCGGTACGTCAAGGCGATCGAGTTCCGGCCCGGCAGCCCGGCGGTTCACCACATCATCGTTCCCGGCCTGGGCGGCATCGCCCCGGGGAACGACCCGGTGATCCACGAGGACGGCATGGCGGACGTGCTGAAGGCGGGCCGCAACCTGCGGTGGCAGATGCACTACCACAAGGAGCCGGGCCCCGGCACCGGCTCCTGGGACCAGTCCTCGGTCGCGCTCAAGTTCTACGACAAGGACGAGGAAGTGAAGTACGAGGTCTTCAACGCGGACCTTGGCAAGTACGACTTCGTGGTTCCGCCCGGCGACTCGGACTATACGATCCAGACCGAGTGGACCTTCCCCTCGGACTCGGAGATCGTCGGTTACCTGCCGCACATGCACCTTCGCGGCAAGGCGGCGAAGTATGAGGCGTACTACCCGGACGGCAGCCACGAGGTCCTGCTCGACGTGCCGAACTACGACTTCAACTGGCAGACCACCTACAAGTACAAGGACCGCAAGAAGGTTGCCGCCGGCACCCGCGTGGTCCTGACCACGGTGTTCGACAACTCCGAGGACAACCCGGCGAACCCGGACCCGACCGCGGCCGTGCGTTGGGGCGAGCCGACGACGGATGAGATGAGCTTCGGCTTCATGTCCTACATCAACGAGGAGAACAAGGGCCGCGGCGCCTTCCAGGGTGGTGGCCAGGGCATCGATGTGACGGCCATCGTCGCGCTTTCCGATGACAGCCGCGACGGCAAGATGCAGCTCGAAGAGGCTCCCGGCGGGATCAAGCAGTACTTCGAGATGATGGACCAGAACAAGGACGGCGCCGTCGACATGGAGGAGGCGAAGGCCGCCAACGCCTTCCTCGAGCAGATGGCCGAGCAGCGGGAGAAGGCCGCGGCTGCCGGAGCCGCCGGCGGCGAGTAGCCCAAGGCAGTTCGCCTAGTTTGAACCGCCGGCGCGCCGCAAGGCCGCCGGCGGTTCAGCGTGTGGGGGCTCAGAGGTCGTATGCGTGCTCGATCGCGGCCGTTGCCAGCAGCGCCGCCGGATCGAGCAACGGCCTTCCCGCAACCTCCGTCCCCTCAAGCGCCAACGGAATCTCCGTACATCCCGCGATCAGCACATCGGCGCCGCCCTCCTCGACCAACCGCCCGGCCGCCTCCGCCAGAAGCGCCCGCGCTCCCCCCGACCCGCCGTCCGTCTTGATCCCGCCTCCCTGGTGCCGCCCGTCGACGAAGGGCCCGTAGATCGGCTCCATCACGTTTCTCCGCTGCAGCGTCTCACCGCCCTCCAGGTCGAACGGGCTCACGGGCCGCAGTCCCCTTGCCTCCAGCGGGTCGTGATAGAGCCGTGATCGCAACGTCCCGGATGTAGCGAGCAGCCCCACTGAACCGCCCGGCGCGATACGCGCCGCTTCGTCGGC
Encoded proteins:
- a CDS encoding alkyl hydroperoxide reductase yields the protein MTRPQISSVTRLIALAALASLALSGAASAAAVDPEPATFYRDVVPVLQQECQVCHRPNGANLGGMVAPMALTTYEETRPWARSIARQVASRAMPPWDAAPEHNGVFANERTLTQEQIDLLVNWAESGAPAGNPADAPEPVEWPSSDGWLIGEPDLVLQFDEPYFVEDDVEDLYIYFQTTVTEEMIPEDRYVKAIEFRPGSPAVHHIIVPGLGGIAPGNDPVIHEDGMADVLKAGRNLRWQMHYHKEPGPGTGSWDQSSVALKFYDKDEEVKYEVFNADLGKYDFVVPPGDSDYTIQTEWTFPSDSEIVGYLPHMHLRGKAAKYEAYYPDGSHEVLLDVPNYDFNWQTTYKYKDRKKVAAGTRVVLTTVFDNSEDNPANPDPTAAVRWGEPTTDEMSFGFMSYINEENKGRGAFQGGGQGIDVTAIVALSDDSRDGKMQLEEAPGGIKQYFEMMDQNKDGAVDMEEAKAANAFLEQMAEQREKAAAAGAAGGE
- a CDS encoding amino acid racemase is translated as MRQERLIGIVGGLGPFAHVDFERKLLDAASELIGARRDQDFPQWVLSSIPQTPDRTEAFFGEAEDPTPSLSQSLERLRGAGADFAVVACNTAHLFLERLREESPLPIVSLIEVTADEAARIAPGGSVGLLATSGTLRSRLYHDPLEARGLRPVSPFDLEGGETLQRRNVMEPIYGPFVDGRHQGGGIKTDGGSGGARALLAEAAGRLVEEGGADVLIAGCTEIPLALEGTEVAGRPLLDPAALLATAAIEHAYDL